From a single Fuerstiella sp. genomic region:
- a CDS encoding P-II family nitrogen regulator translates to MKKVEAIVRHFKLEDVKSAITEAGIHGMTVTEVRGFGRQKGHKETYRGAEYIVDFMPKVKLEVVVGDAALDKVVEAIVGAARTGQVGDGKIFITNVDQVIRIRTGEQNDEAL, encoded by the coding sequence ATGAAAAAAGTGGAAGCAATTGTACGGCACTTCAAGCTGGAAGATGTCAAAAGTGCAATCACAGAAGCGGGTATCCACGGAATGACCGTCACGGAAGTTCGCGGATTTGGGCGTCAGAAAGGCCACAAAGAAACCTATCGTGGTGCTGAGTACATCGTGGACTTTATGCCCAAAGTCAAGCTGGAAGTCGTTGTGGGAGATGCTGCACTGGATAAGGTGGTGGAAGCGATTGTCGGGGCTGCCCGAACCGGTCAGGTCGGTGATGGTAAGATCTTTATCACCAATGTTGACCAGGTCATTCGGATCCGTACCGGCGAGCAGAACGACGAAGCCCTGTAG